The DNA window GGAGAGGATAAGATTGTCTTGGTGGGGTGAAAAAGACACCCACGCCTAATTGGCTTGGCTTGTTTCTTAAGAGTCTTGGTTAATTAAAGAGAATatctaaaaaatgtattaacaaacgtctaagtctaagTGGCATCGACGAAtacgagttctaagaaatatcattgtacaaacaaatttgtctgagaaatgtcATTGTCGTTAGAGTTTCGTCTATTTTTGTCgttaaatacattgttcatGCCATAGCACTTAACGGGAAAAAATAACGGAAACCCTAACGACGATggtatttttagataaattcatttgtatgatgatattttatagaactcACCCTCGTCGATgaaatttcttagaattaagtgtttgttaatgacatttgttagattttctcttaattaAATGGCCAAcacttataatatattaaatatatcgGTTATTTGAAAAACCAACATTAAACTGTCAGCTATAATAGGTTCTTTTAAAAATCCCACATCAATTCTATCGATGTCGGATTTTCTTAGGTACctattctcatttttttttaccctccAGATACGAGGAACGGTCAATAGGTACTGGTTTTACAGGAACTGACACCTATTTGGCTATCATCTATTAAGGGTTCAGCAGTAGTAGTGTATATATTAACCCATAGACTTCTAAGGGCACCTCCAATGCAGATGTTTAGTGAGGTacttaacaaaataattaagctAAACACTATATGAGAAGCTAAGCACTATATGAATACTCATATAGTGCTTAACTTAATTATGTTGTTAAGCACCTTACTAAGCATCCTGCATTGGAGGTGCTCTAACAATACTTAATAGCTAAATCAAAGTGgatagtcacgtataaaattaactaagaTGTGTATTCTCTATAACAAGAATGTGTGGAAACTTATTTCATGAtaactatgtttttatttactttaatcaatattattgttgttttcttttagcCTTAACAAACTCACTAGCATTTAGCTAATATGAGTATCACTAAATTGGCCGCATTGCTACGTGCATCatactttctctctctctcttctctctctctcaaaaatGGTGGTGTTAGCATGGATACATATCAAGCTCGATGATGTAcatgaagatttttttttgaacaagtAGAAATATCCAATTTGTCTAAGTAAGCCATATAAACAACTCTTTAATTTGTCTAAGTAAACCTTAAATTCATGATTTGGGGTTTTTcctcattgtagtttatttttcagtctttgtttttagatcgctaggaacacatataaaaattcaaattagaaattatttttcatttccaAACATGATGTTTCGCTTTTTCcctaaaagcgaaaagatggccTCAAAAGTCCATACCCCTAGATGCATAGTGGGCAAGCATGAATTTTGTGAACATATTACCCGTTCATAGTATCGAAAGATCCATATTAATTGTTCTTTATCTTGTGCAGATCCATGCCTCAGAGGAAGTTAAAACCATGAGCACAATTGACCATGATAATCTTCTTGGTGCATATTGTTCCTTCACAGAAGGTGAAACCTTATGGATTGTTATGCCTTATATGGCTGGTGGTTCATGCTTTCACTTGATGAAATCTTCATATCCAAAAGGGTTTGACGAAAAGTTTATAGCATTTGTTCTACGTGAAACATTAGAAGGATTAGCATACCTCCATCGCTATGCACTTGTACATCGTGATGTAAAGGTATGGATGTTTACATACATAGTTAGATAAATACTTTATTagttaatactacctccgtttacataatataagatgtttgacttttttgttgcaacgtttgatcattcgtcttattcaaaaattttgtataaatataaaaaatgataagtcgtgcttaatgttcttttgataataaagtaagtcatatgcaaaataaatgatattttcatattttttcgaataagacaaacgatcatgcaagaaaaaagtcaaacatcttacgttatgaaacaaGAGAAATAGTTTATAAGACCAATATGTGCCATGGTAACACAATATATACTTCATATGCGAACATAGGCTGGCAATATACTCCTTGATGAACATAAAGGAGTGAAACTTGCTGATTTTGGGGCCTCGGCTAGTCTTTATGATCCAATGATTAATAGACATGGTAAAAGAAAGACTCTCGTGGGGACTCCTTGCTGgtaatttctaaatatataaaataatcacATGTGAATCTTAAACTACCCaagacatttattttttttacttctaatatactgttcattttatttcttcCTTTAGGATGGCACCTGAAGTCATGGAGCAAAAGGAATATGATATCaagtacttatattttggttattGACTTGTCATCTTTCAAATAAGGATGTgtgttttatgtttatatttttgaataaaacaaaagtcAATTGTAGGGCAGACATATGGTCTTTTGGGATAACTGCACTTGAATTAGCTCATGGTCATGCACCTTTTTCTACTCAACCTCCAGCAAAGGTATTGCTCTCTCATtacttaaatatttgatgccattgactttttatacacgtttgacttttattcaaaaaatttacataattattaattatttttatatcatttcatttattgttaaatatacttttatgtatatatatatacctttacatatttgacaaaaaaaattaaataagacaatcagtcaaacatttataaaaaaaatcaacggcatcaaacatttagggacggaagTAGTATTTGTATAttctaactttatttttttcatcgtggcATGATAACCTAATGGCTTTTATCCCATATTGTATAGGTGTTTCTCCTGACGTTGCAACATGCTCCTCCATCACTTCACAACACGAAGGATAAGAAGTTTTCAAAGGTTTATAAATCATTACATGGTGGCTCAATACATACATCTTTAACTatattaacttatttttaccttttttttgttacagtCCTTTAAACAAATGATTGCCACTTGTTTAATAAAAGATCCATCAAAAAGGCCAACCGCACAAAATTTGTTACAACTCCCATTTTTCAAAAAGGTTAAGtttgaagaaaatattttgaaatgcatGCTAAATAAGTTGCCATCATTGGGCGCTCGAATGATAAGCATAAAGGTATGAAATCTACACGTCATATCATAGTTAAATTTTTGTCCTGtagcaatataaaaacatatcgGTTATTTTTTGTAGGAAAATGAAGCAAAGCTGCAGGCTGAGAAAAAACCTCTTGATAAGATCAAAGAGAAGGCATCACAGGTTTTTtagtactaaaaatatatgttacaaTTTTTCTTACACTAACAACATTGGTATAACAAATGCATTTTGTCTActtttcatctactggtgcAATAACTATATTTGTTCACACCTATAAGTTGCATTTTGCTAATAGACCTAATGCCTGCAACtaaattgtttttaagactaattttCCGAAAGCATGCTgttatatggttttttattatgattaccaacatatatattatctagAAACTTAAACTATTGATTCACTCGATGAACACTTTTTTGATGTACAGGATGAGTATATGAGAGGAGTTAGTGAGTGGAACTTTGATATAGAAGCATTAAAGGCACAAGCTGCATTGGTATgagtataatattttgtaaacatTTTAGCAACTTTTTAAtggttaattatatatattttttgaacaatgtTTAGTACCCGGACGAGAATGCTAGCTGTGAAGATGACTATTTGCGTTTTCTTTTTGAACTTGACACTATTTGTGAAAGTGCCCCTATACAAGATGTTCAAGcacaaaatttgtctaaggATGAAATTGAAAAGGTAATTCTATTCTTGAGatttagttgattttaatttatttagtgactctgctaatatatttttgaaacaaagtTACATTTTCAGAACGAAAGCAATGGAAGTACAAGAAATCAAAACTCAGTAGACACGACACCTGTACTTCAAAGGTTCATAATGGCTTTGATTTTTCTTgcatactgtttttttttctttatacaaTAATCATTTTCAAAAAAGTTATGCGGATCATTTCACAATAATAGATGGTGCACATATTGGTTCTTCAACAATAATGCTCAAGTTTAGTGCCacctaatcttttttttctaagtttcTTATATTATTGATGGAGCAACTCTCATAGAAATGTATTGTTTGGTAGTTTGTCTATTAATGACTGTTTTATTATGTCATTGCACTCTACTTATATTGCGAATAagtttactccctccattttataatgtaagatgtttgacttttttgtttgtaatatttgaccattcgttttattcaaaaaattgtagaaatattatttattttgcttatgacttactttattatcaaaaaaactttaagcatgacttgttattttttatatttgtactaaacttttaaataaaataaatggtcaaacgttgtaaccaaaaaagttaaatatcttacattatgaaacggaggtattACCATTTTGGTTAGACGTGATTTATCTAGAAATGCTTCTATGAGATTAAGATCTAATCACATACATATAAAGGCTTAATACATTATATCTAACTTAGTTGTTTTTGTCAGTGTGAAACAACTTGAGAATAGAGGAAACCCTAATGGTTTCGTGCGCCACGAGTCATTTCAACTTCGATCCAAATCCCCAGCTAAGCAAATCACAAGAGCAGGCATGTTTTTTGTAGTTCTTGACCCGAAATAAAAACATGATGTTGATATGCATAGTAATAGCTTTTAAACtaggtttttcttttgtaattatttattatcataCATATCTGTTTATTCTTATTGTTCtacacattttaatttttgccttttaaatatattatgataattGGATTAATTTGCACTTATTAAAGCAAGGTACGAATGATTTATCTTTTGCAGTCTCCAATTGCGCGGATTTTGATGAATATCTCAAATCAGCCATTCAAAAAGGTCGTTTTAAAGTAACAGTGGAAGGTGCTGAGGTTGAGAAGGTAGTATTCCTATATCTAATCAAGTTTATATAGCACATCATTTATGATGTGTTCACTGCATGATGTTTTCACTGCTTATAAATCTAAGTTTTCCATTTGTTTAAGAAACAACATTATCTACTATGGTACTCCTCAGAATTAGCTTATctcataattataaatttttgttagcaataatgtttaatttcatttctcttagagtttcaattttttttatagagtaTATTCCCATAGTTGAAAAATACTATCAAGTATCCTGTCTTCTTTCATGCACACTTCTCAAGTTATTCAATGTCATAatctttag is part of the Oryza brachyantha chromosome 2, ObraRS2, whole genome shotgun sequence genome and encodes:
- the LOC102701891 gene encoding serine/threonine-protein kinase BLUS1-like isoform X2 — translated: MEKGKRRAVAAARTKREFPIRAEDYELLEAIGDGATAVVHRARCLPLAGEVVAIKMMNMAQRSEADVIHASEEVKTMSTIDHDNLLGAYCSFTEGETLWIVMPYMAGGSCFHLMKSSYPKGFDEKFIAFVLRETLEGLAYLHRYALVHRDVKAGNILLDEHKGVKLADFGASASLYDPMINRHGKRKTLVGTPCWMAPEVMEQKEYDIKADIWSFGITALELAHGHAPFSTQPPAKVFLLTLQHAPPSLHNTKDKKFSKSFKQMIATCLIKDPSKRPTAQNLLQLPFFKKVKFEENILKCMLNKLPSLGARMISIKENEAKLQAEKKPLDKIKEKASQDEYMRGVSEWNFDIEALKAQAALYPDENASCEDDYLRFLFELDTICESAPIQDVQAQNLSKDEIEKNESNGSTRNQNSVDTTPVLQSVKQLENRGNPNGFVRHESFQLRSKSPAKQITRAVSNCADFDEYLKSAIQKGRFKVTVEGAEVEKMEAATPREKELLEQIASLERMLHDSQDEVQRLREKEIKGAMACQQLE
- the LOC102701891 gene encoding serine/threonine-protein kinase BLUS1-like isoform X1 — its product is MEKGKRRAVAAARTKREFPIRAEDYELLEAIGDGATAVVHRARCLPLAGEVVAIKMMNMAQRSEADVIHASEEVKTMSTIDHDNLLGAYCSFTEGETLWIVMPYMAGGSCFHLMKSSYPKGFDEKFIAFVLRETLEGLAYLHRYALVHRDVKAGNILLDEHKGVKLADFGASASLYDPMINRHGKRKTLVGTPCWMAPEVMEQKEYDIKADIWSFGITALELAHGHAPFSTQPPAKVFLLTLQHAPPSLHNTKDKKFSKSFKQMIATCLIKDPSKRPTAQNLLQLPFFKKVKFEENILKCMLNKLPSLGARMISIKENEAKLQAEKKPLDKIKEKASQDEYMRGVSEWNFDIEALKAQAALYPDENASCEDDYLRFLFELDTICESAPIQDVQAQNLSKDEIEKLHFQNESNGSTRNQNSVDTTPVLQSVKQLENRGNPNGFVRHESFQLRSKSPAKQITRAVSNCADFDEYLKSAIQKGRFKVTVEGAEVEKMEAATPREKELLEQIASLERMLHDSQDEVQRLREKEIKGAMACQQLE